From a single Litorilinea aerophila genomic region:
- a CDS encoding HlyD family efflux transporter periplasmic adaptor subunit, protein MKRWILIAVLLIVAVGGWLGYQRYQAQQLAQQQAAEAQDAQAADLESVIWASGKLEPLRWSELSSVNQGIVEAIHVQEGDWVEAGDVLLELDTMVLESQLQEAEAALAEAQAALDKLRAGATSAEIAAAQAAVDAAKASVAQAAGQMLETQAAIEAAEAAVEVARRQYEEMASHPTPAELQVARAEVAVAEAAVIQAQAAYNLVRGDPNIAARPESMTLAQATAALEAARAKAALTEQGPTPQQLAVAQANIQAAEAQVKIAQSRIPGAEANVKAALASQASAEAALEKLLAGATPEDIAMAEARVQSAQAAVNSARARLRQSQIVAPFAGQVGQINVRVGEPGMPGQPLVLLGDTRTMHVVTTDLRETDVVKVEVGMPVEVTFDALPDQIFTGTITWIAPVSTTEQGSTNYRLFVDVAELDPSLRWGMTAFVNIYTGQ, encoded by the coding sequence ATGAAACGCTGGATCCTCATCGCTGTCCTTCTGATCGTAGCCGTGGGCGGCTGGCTGGGCTATCAACGCTATCAGGCGCAACAGCTGGCCCAACAACAGGCGGCCGAAGCCCAGGATGCCCAGGCCGCCGATCTGGAAAGCGTCATCTGGGCGTCGGGCAAGCTGGAACCGCTCCGCTGGTCCGAGCTCAGTTCCGTCAACCAGGGCATCGTGGAGGCCATCCACGTCCAGGAAGGGGATTGGGTGGAAGCCGGCGATGTACTCCTGGAGCTGGACACGATGGTGCTGGAGAGTCAGCTCCAGGAGGCGGAGGCCGCCCTGGCGGAGGCCCAGGCCGCGTTGGACAAGCTCCGGGCCGGGGCCACCTCCGCGGAGATCGCAGCTGCCCAGGCCGCGGTGGATGCAGCCAAGGCCAGCGTCGCCCAGGCAGCCGGGCAGATGCTGGAGACCCAGGCCGCCATTGAGGCGGCCGAAGCGGCCGTCGAGGTGGCACGCCGCCAGTATGAAGAAATGGCCAGCCATCCTACCCCGGCAGAGCTGCAGGTGGCCCGGGCGGAGGTGGCCGTGGCCGAAGCGGCGGTCATCCAGGCCCAGGCGGCCTACAACCTGGTGCGGGGCGACCCTAACATCGCCGCCCGGCCGGAATCCATGACCCTGGCCCAGGCCACGGCAGCCCTGGAAGCGGCCAGGGCCAAAGCCGCCCTCACCGAGCAGGGGCCCACGCCCCAACAGCTGGCCGTGGCCCAGGCCAACATCCAGGCGGCGGAGGCCCAGGTCAAGATCGCCCAGAGCCGCATCCCAGGCGCCGAGGCCAACGTGAAAGCTGCGCTGGCCAGCCAGGCCAGCGCCGAAGCGGCCCTGGAAAAGCTCCTGGCCGGGGCCACGCCCGAGGACATCGCCATGGCCGAAGCCCGGGTACAGTCGGCCCAGGCCGCGGTGAACAGTGCCCGGGCCCGGCTGCGCCAAAGCCAGATCGTGGCCCCCTTTGCCGGCCAGGTGGGCCAGATCAACGTGCGGGTGGGCGAGCCCGGCATGCCCGGCCAGCCCCTGGTCCTCTTGGGCGACACCCGCACCATGCATGTAGTCACCACCGACCTGCGGGAAACGGACGTGGTCAAGGTGGAAGTGGGCATGCCTGTGGAGGTCACCTTCGATGCCCTGCCGGACCAGATCTTCACCGGGACCATCACCTGGATCGCGCCCGTGAGCACCACCGAACAGGGAAGCACCAACTATCGGCTCTTCGTGGACGTGGCCGAGCTGGATCCCAGCCTGCGCTGGGGCATGACGGCGTTCGTCAATATTTATACAGGCCAATAA
- a CDS encoding ABC transporter ATP-binding protein gives MTERLIETRHLSKVYGSGETAVRALDDVNLTVERGELLAVMGPSGCGKSTLLNMLGALDQPSEGEVWVAGENLARLKDVDTFRARTVGFVFQLHNLLPTLNARENVEVPMVGHVASARERSRRAMHLLELVGLADRADHLPNQLSGGQRQRIAIARALANEPALILADEPTGSLDSQSGEEILALLARLNQSQGATVVIVTHDRRVAQATQRIVRMKDGRIVEDHRLTDPLEEDLRMLARSRLGQAILQGDDTRPLAGLTPEEVATLRRILRRVAGAGEAEAAPATLPLSVG, from the coding sequence ATGACAGAACGGTTAATCGAGACCCGACATCTGAGCAAGGTTTACGGCAGCGGCGAGACCGCGGTCCGCGCCCTGGACGACGTCAACCTGACGGTGGAGCGGGGTGAGCTGCTGGCGGTGATGGGGCCCAGCGGCTGTGGCAAGAGCACCCTGCTCAACATGCTGGGCGCCCTGGATCAGCCCAGCGAGGGGGAAGTCTGGGTGGCGGGCGAAAACCTGGCGCGCCTGAAGGATGTGGACACCTTCCGCGCCCGGACGGTGGGCTTCGTCTTCCAGCTCCACAACCTGCTGCCCACCCTCAACGCGCGGGAAAACGTGGAGGTGCCCATGGTGGGCCACGTAGCCAGCGCCCGGGAGCGGTCCCGGCGGGCCATGCACCTGCTGGAGCTGGTGGGATTGGCCGACCGGGCCGACCACCTGCCCAACCAGCTCTCCGGCGGGCAACGCCAGCGCATCGCCATTGCCCGGGCCCTGGCCAACGAGCCCGCCCTGATCCTGGCCGACGAGCCCACCGGCTCCCTGGACAGCCAGAGCGGCGAGGAGATCCTGGCCCTGTTGGCCCGGCTGAACCAGAGCCAGGGCGCCACGGTGGTGATCGTCACCCACGACCGCCGGGTGGCCCAGGCGACCCAGCGCATCGTCCGCATGAAGGACGGGCGCATCGTCGAGGACCATCGCCTCACCGACCCCCTGGAGGAAGACCTGCGCATGCTGGCCCGCAGCCGGCTGGGCCAGGCCATCCTCCAGGGAGACGACACCAGGCCCCTGGCCGGGTTGACGCCTGAAGAAGTGGCCACGTTGCGCCGCATCCTGCGGCGCGTGGCCGGTGCGGGGGAAGCGGAGGCAGCCCCGGCGACGCTGCCCCTGTCCGTGGGTTGA